The Nerophis ophidion isolate RoL-2023_Sa linkage group LG07, RoL_Noph_v1.0, whole genome shotgun sequence genome contains a region encoding:
- the golga7 gene encoding golgin subfamily A member 7: MAETHSLQDIRQQATVSAKVFIQRDYTNGTVCQFQTKFPSELETRIDKQQFEETVRTLNNLYAEAEKLGSQSYIEGCLACLTAYTVFLCMETHYEKVLKKIAKYVQEQNDKLYSPRGLLLTDPIERGLRVIEITIFEERSLTR; this comes from the exons ACTCACAGTTTGCAGGACATtagacaacaagctacagtttcTGCCAAAGTCTTCATACAGAGAGATTATACCAATGGCACTGTGTGCCAGTTCCAAACCAAGTTCCCCTCTGAGCTGGAGACCAGG ATCGACAAACAGCAATTTGAGGAGACGGTGAGGACGTTGAATAACTTGTATGCTGAGGCAGAGAAGCTTGGAAGCCAGTCTTATATTGAAGGGTGTTTGGCCTGCCTCACAGCTTATACCGTCTttttgtgtatggagacacactaCGAGAAG GTTTTGAAAAAGATTGCAAAATATGTGCAGGAGCAGAACGACAAGCTCTATTCCCCCAGAGGACTCCTGCTCACTGACCCCATCGAGAGAGGCCTTCGAGTT ATTGAGATCACTATATTTGAAGAGAGAAGCCTGACCAGATAA